Genomic DNA from Endomicrobiales bacterium:
TACATTCTTAGTGAGATTTTCAAGTAAAGACACGGCAAGGTCACTTTGACCGCTATAATTCGCACAAAGTGCTGTTTTACGGTAAAGGTCGTTTTGTGGTCTTAGCGAAAGTGCCTTAAGGAAGTAATCAAGAGCTTTCGTATATAAACCATCTCTAAAATAAGACAAAGCTATTGCATAAATAGCATCAAAAGACTTTGGGTTATATGTAAGCACATCAAAATAAACATCTTGAGCACGAGTGTAAAGCTCTATGGTTTCAAAAACACCGGCAAGTTTAAGCTTTGCCACTTCTTCTTGAGGAACTAAATCTATTGCAAGTCCATACTTTTCAATGGACTTTGCGTACTGTTTAATATTGAGGTAGGTATCACCTTGCATAACGAATAATTCATATCGTTTTTTGTTTGATGTTGCAAACCCTATTGCCTGCTCAAGTGAGTTTAAAGCGGCATTGAAATTTTGCGATGAAATTGCCTGGTTGTAATTTTGCAAACAAAGTTTATAGTTCTTATTTTTGTTTTTAGATTGAAAAACCTGTTCTTGCGGCAAACCATTTAGCACATCGCAAAACGACAGTGCCG
This window encodes:
- a CDS encoding tetratricopeptide repeat protein, which codes for MNYKRINLLFFLIFLLCVFSALSFCDVLNGLPQEQVFQSKNKNKNYKLCLQNYNQAISSQNFNAALNSLEQAIGFATSNKKRYELFVMQGDTYLNIKQYAKSIEKYGLAIDLVPQEEVAKLKLAGVFETIELYTRAQDVYFDVLTYNPKSFDAIYAIALSYFRDGLYTKALDYFLKALSLRPQNDLYRKTALCANYSGQSDLAVSLLENLTKNVRSYDDYFLMGELLTKKSEYKKSIAVLTDAINLDKENGSAYLYIGINYLLQNDVESAKKNFKLASQKLSNGALPHFFLAMIYNLQEDNSKALAELSKANELATSPVVKQYCEKLRILIDFPSKKLSNAN